A region of Salvelinus namaycush isolate Seneca chromosome 9, SaNama_1.0, whole genome shotgun sequence DNA encodes the following proteins:
- the cnot1 gene encoding CCR4-NOT transcription complex subunit 1 isoform X8, with translation MNLDSLSLALSQISYLVDNLTKKNYRASQQEIQHIVNRHGPEADRHLLRCLFSHVDFSGDGKSSGKDFHQFLIQECVSLISKPNFISTLCYAIDNPLHYQKSLKPSAHLFTQLSKVLKLSKVQEVIFGLALLNSCNADLRGFAAQFVKQKLPDLLRSYVDADLGVNQEGGFQDIAIEVLHLLLSHLLFGQKGASGVGQEQIDAFLKTLCRDFPQARCPVVLAPLLYPEKRDILMDRILPDSGELAKTMMESSLAEFMQEVGYGFCASLDECRNIILQYGVREVTASQVARVLGMMARTHSGLSDGIPLQSISAPGSGIWSDGKDKSDGSQAHTWNVEVLIDVVKEVNPNLNFKEVTYELDHPGFMIRDSKGLQMVVYGIQRGLGMEVFPVDLIYRPWKHAEGQLSFIQHSLMSPDVFCFADYPCHTVAIDILKAPPEDDNREIATWKSLDLVESLLRLSEVGQYEQVKQLFSFPIKHCPDMLVLALLQISTSWHTLRHELISTLMPIFLGNHPNSAIILHYAWHGQGQSPSIRQLIMHSMAEWYMRGEQYDQAKLSRILDVAQDLKSLSMLLNGTPFAFVIDLAALASRREYLKLDKWLTDKIREHGEPFIQACVTFLKRRCPSIMGGLAPEKDQPKSAQLPPETMATMLGCLQSCAGSVSQELSETILTMVANCSNVMNKARQPPPGVMPKGRAPSTSSLDAISPVQMDPLTAMGSLNLSSSATSHTQSMQGFPTPLGSAFSNPQSPAKAFPPLSNPNPSTPFGGIGSLSSQLGPLGSGIGSGLGMPAVSSDPFGTRKMSTPGLNPTTFQQTDLSQVWPEANQHFSKEIDDEANSYFQRIYNHPPHPTMSVDEVLEMLQRFKDSTIKREREVFNCMLRNLFEEYRFFPQYPDKELHITACLFGGIIEKGLVTYMALGLALRYVLEALRKPFGSKMYYFGIAALDRFKNRLKDYPQYCQHLASIGHFLQFPLTLQEYIEYGQQSRDPPVKMQGSITTPGSLALAQAQAQSQPPKAPQSGQPSTLVTTATATTTVAKTTTITRPTPGSFKKDVPPSINTTNIDTLLVATDQTERIVEPPENVQEKIAFIFNNLSQSNMTQKVEELKETVKEEFMPWVSQYLVMKRVSIEPNFHSLYSNFLDTLKNPEFVKMVLNETYRNIKVLLTSDKAAANFSDRSLLKNLGHWLGMITLAKNKPILYTDLEVKSLLLEAYVKGQQELLYVVPFVAKVLESSLRSVIFRPQNPWTMAIMNVLAELHTEHDLKLNLKFEIEVLCKNLSLDINDLKPGTLLKDKDKLKSLEEQLSAPKKEAKPPEEMIPIVSTGIQHFQTGMPLVGDFLPFAAAPSTPAPTTTCSATGPPTPQFSYHDINVYALAGLAPHINININIPLLQAHPQLKQCVRQSIERAVQELVHPVVDRSIKIAMTTCEQIVRKDFALDSEESRMRVAAHHMMRNLTAGMAMITCREPLLMSIATNLKNSFAAALRAPTPQQREMMEEAAARVAQDNCELACCFIQKTAVEKAGPEMDKRLATEFELRKHARQEGRRYCDPVVLTYQAERMPEQIRLKVGGVDPKQLAVYEEFARNVPGFLPSNDLSQPTGFLAQPMKQQAWATDDVAQIYDKCMADLEQHLHAIPPALAMNPQTQALRSLLEAVALARNSRDGIAALGLLQKAVEGLLDATSGADADLLLRYRECHLLVLKALQDGRAYGPLWCNKQITRCLIECRDEYKYNVEAVELLIRNHLVNMQQYDLHLAQSMENGLHYMAVAFAMQLVKLLLVDERSVSHITEADLFHTIETLMRTSAHSRANAPEGLPQLMDVVRSNYEAMIDRAHGGPNFMMHSGISQASEYDDPPGLREKAEYLLREWVNLYHSAAAGRDSTKAFSAFVGQMHQQGILKTDDLITRFFRLCTEMCVEISYRAQAEQQHNPAASAAIIRAKCYHNLDAFVRLIALLVKHSGEATNTVTKINLLNKVLGIVVGVLIQDHDVRQTEFQQLPYHRIFIMLLLELNAPEHVLETINFQTLTAFCNTFHILRPTKAPGFVYAWLELISHRIFIARMLAHTPQQKGWPMYAQLLIDLFKYLAPFLRNVELNKPMQILYKGTLRVLLVLLHDFPEFLCDYHYGFCDVIPPNCIQLRNLILSAFPRNMRLPDPFTPNLKVDMLSEINIAPRILTNFTGVMPSQFKKDLDSYLKTRSPVTFLSELRSNLQVGGATLGPWKYLQHNDTSLEQVSNEPGNRYNIQLINALVLYVGTQAIAHIHNKGSTPSMSTITHSAHMDIFQNLAVDLDTEGRYLFLNAIANQLRYPNSHTHYFSCTMLYLFAEANTEAIQEQITRVLLERLIVNRPHPWGLLITFIELIKNPAFKFWSHDFVHCAPEIEKLFQSVAQCCMGQKQAQQVMEGTGAS, from the exons ATGAATCTTGACTCGCTCTCGCTGGCTTTGTCTCAAATCAGCTACCTGGTGGACAATTTAACAAAGAAAAACTACAGAGCCAGCCAGCAGGAAATACAGCAT ATTGTGAATCGTCACGGCCCTGAGGCGGACAGGCATTTATTACGCTGTCTCTTCTCCCATGTGGATTTCAGTGGTGATGGTAAAAGCAGTGGCAAAGATTTTCATCAG TTTCTGATCCAGGAGTGTGTTTCACTGATTTCAAAGCCTAATTTTATTTCAACACTTTGCTACGCCATCGACAATCCTTTGCACTACCAGAAG AGTTTGAAGCCGTCGGCCCACTTGTTTACTCAGTTGAGTAAAGTTCTCAAGCTAAGCAAGGTTCAAGAA GTGATATTTGGCCTTGCTTTGCTCAATTCGTGCAACGCAGACCTTCGTGGTTTTG CCGCGCAGTTCGTCAAACAAAAGCTCCCTGATCTCCTCCGCTCGTACGTGGACGCGGACCTTGGCGTTAACCAGGAAGGTGGCTTCCAAGATATTGCCATAGAGGTCCTGCACCTGCTCCTCTCCCATCTTCTGTTTGGCCAGAAGGGAGCCAGTGGCGTCGGACAAGAGCAGATTGACGCTTTCCTCAAGACACTGTGCAGAG atttCCCGCAGGCGCGCTGCCCTGTGGTGCTTGCACCGCTGCTGTACCCTGAAAAACGGGACATTCTGATGGACAGGATTCTGCCAGACTCGGGAGAGTTAGCCAAGACCATGATGGAGAGTTCTCTTGCAGAGTTCATGCAGGAAGTTGGCTATGGCTTTTGTGCAAG TCTTGATGAATGCCGCAACATAATTCTGCAGTATGGGGTGCGAGAGGTTACTGCCAGCCAGGTGGCCAGGGTCCTGGGGATGATGGCTCGTACCCACTCTGGCTTGTCTGATGGAATCCCCCTACAG TCCATCTCTGCTCCGGGCAGTGGCATTTGGAGTGATGGAAAGGACAAAAGTGATGGTTCTCAGGCCCACACTTGGAATGTAGAAGTTCTGATTGACGTGGTCAAAGAAGTT AACCCCAATCTGAACTTCAAAGAGGTGACCTACGAGCTCGATCACCCTGGCTTTATGATCCGGGACAGTAAGGGACTTCAGATGGTGGTGTATGGGATCCAGAGGGGCCTGGGCATGGAGGTGTTCCCTGTCGACCTCATCTACCGGCCCTGGAAGCATGCTGAGGGACAG CTGTCATTCATTCAGCACTCCCTCATGAGCCCAGATGTGTTCTGCTTCGCTGACTACCCCTGCCACACCGTAGCCATCGACATACTGAAGGCGCCACCCGAGGACGATAACAGGGAGATAGCCACCTG GAAGAGCCTGGACCTGGTGGAGAGCCTCCTGCGCCTCTCTGAGGTGGGCCAGTACGAGCAGGTGAAGCAGCTCTTCAGTTTCCCCATCAAGCACTGTCCTGACATGCTGGTGCTGGCGCTGCTGCAGATCAGCACCTCCTGGCACACCCTGCGCCACGAGCTCATCTCCACCCTCATGCCCATCTTCCTGGGCAACCATCCCAACTCTGCCATCATCTTGCACTACGCGTGGCACGGACAGGGACAGTCCCCCTCTATCCGTCAGCTGATCATGCACTCGATGGCAGAGTGGTACATGAGAGGAGAGCAGTACGACCAGGCCAAGCTGTCCCGCATCCTGGATGTGGCCCAGGACTTGAAG tctctttcaATGCTGCTAAATGGTACTCCATTTGCCTTTGTTATTGACCTTGCTGCACTTGCCTCTCGCCGTGAATACCTCAAACTTGACAAATGGCTGACTGACAAAATCCGAGAGCACGGG GAGCCCTTCATCCAGGCATGTGTAACGTTCCTGAAGAGACGCTGTCCCTCTATTATGGGTGGTCTGGCCCCAGAGAAGGACCAGCCCAAAAGCGCCCAGCTCCCCCCGGAAACGATGGCTACCATGCTGGGCTGTCTGCAGTCCTGTGCAGG GAGTGTGTCTCAAGAGCTCTCTGAGACTATCTTGACCATGGTTGCCAACTGTAGCAACGTCATGAACAAAGCCCGCCAGCCACCACCGGGGGTCATGCCAAAGGGACGTGCTCCCAGCACCAGCAGCCTAGACGCCATTTCCCCTGTGCAG ATGGATCCCCTGACAGCCATGGGTTCGCTGAACCTGAGCAGCTCTGCCACCTCTCACACACAGAGCATGCAGGGCTTCCCTACCCCGCTGGGCTCTGCCTTCAGCAACCCCCAGTCCCCAGCTAAGGCCTTCCCTCCACTGTCCAACCCCAACCCCAGCACACCATTTGGGGGGATTGGAAGCCTCTCTTCACAGCTAG GTCCGCTGGGATCAGGCATTGGTTCTGGTCTTGGAATGCCAGCGGTGAGCAGCGATCCGTTTGGGACGAGGAAGATGAGCACACCGGGCCTGAATCCGACCACCTTTCAGCAGA CTGACCTATCTCAGGTGTGGCCCGAGGCTAACCAGCACTTTAGTAAGGAGATTGACGATGAGGCTAACAGTTACTTCCAGCGCATCTACAATCACCCCCCACACCCCACCATGTCTGTGGATGAG GTGCTGGAGATGTTGCAGAGGTTCAAGGACTCCACCATCAAGCGAGAGCGGGAGGTCTTTAACTGTATGCTGAGGAACTTGTTTGAGGAGTACCGCTTCTTCCCCCAGTACCCTGACAAGGAGCTGCACATCACCGCCTGCCTGTTCGGGGGGATCATCGAGAAGGGTCTTGTCACCTACATGGCCCTTGGGCTGGCCCTCAGATATGTCCTTGAAGCCTTAAGGAAGCCATTTGGATCCAAAATGTATTACTTTGGAATCGCTGCTCTAGATAGATTCAAAAATAG GCTGAAGGACTATCCCCAATATTGTCAGCATTTGGCCTCGATCGGCCACTTTCTGCAATTCCCCCTTACTTTACAAGAG TATATCGAGTATGGCCAACAGTCACGGGATCCTCCAGTGAAGATGCAAGGATCCATCACCACCCCTGGGAGCCTGGCGTTGGCTCAAGCTCAGGCCCAGTCTCAGCCTCCCAAAGCCCCCCAGTCTGGACAGCCCAGCACCCTGGTCACCACAGCTACTGCCACCACCACTGTCGCCAAAACCACTACCATCACACGACCTACCCCTGGCAGCTTCAAGAAGGATGTGCCG CCCTCCATCAACACCACAAACATTGACACTCTGCTAGTAGCAACAGACCAAACCGAGAGGATTGTGGAACCCCCAGAAAATGTTCAAGAGAAAATTGCTTTCATCTTCAATAACCTGTCACAATCCAACATGACACAGAAG GTTGAGGAGTTAAAGGAAACTGTGAAAGAGGAGTTTATGCCCTGGGTCTCCCAGTATCTTGTCATGAAGAGGGTCAGCATCGAGCCCAACTTCCACAGCCTATACTCCAACTTTCTAGACACTCTGAAGAACCCTGAGTTTGTCAAAATGGTCCTGAATGAAACTTACAGAAACATCAAG GTTCTCCTTACCTCTGATAAGGCAGCTGCAAACTTCTCTGATCGATCCCTACTGAAGAATTTGGGCCACTGGCTTGGCATGATCACTCTGGCAAAAAACAAGCCCATCCTGTACACG gatttGGAGGTAAAATCCCTCTTGTTGGAAGCCTATGTCAAGGGGCAGCAGGAGCTACTGTATGTGGTCCCGTTTGTGGCCAAAGTCCTGGAATCCAGTTTGCGTAGCGTG ATCTTCCGACCTCAGAATCCCTGGACCATGGCCATCATGAATGTTCTGGCAGAGTTGCATACGGAACATGATCTGAAG CTGAACTTAAAGTTTGAGATTGAGGTGCTGTGTAAGAACTTATCACTGGACATCAATGACCTGAAGCCTGGCACCCTGCTGAAAGACAAAGACAAGTTGAAGAGTCTGGAGGAGCAGCTCTCTGCACCAAAGAAAGAGGCCAAGCCCCCTGAAGAAATGATTCCTATTGTTAGCACAGGTATCCAGCACTTTCAAACTGGGATGCCCCTTGTCG GAGACTTTCTTCCATTTGCAGCTGCACCATCCACTCCCGCCCCAACCACCACTTGCTCAGCTACTGGGCCCCCTACCCCGCAGTTTAGCTATCATGACATCAATGTGTACGCCCTTGCAGGGCTAGCCCCTCACATCAATATCAACATCAAC ATCCCCTTGCTTCAAGCCCACCCTCAGCTCAAGCAGTGTGTGAGACAGTCCATTGAGCGGGCCGTGCAAGAGCTCGTCCACCCCGTAGTGGACCGCTCCATCAAGATCGCCATGACAACTTGCGAGCAGATCGTCAGGAAGGACTTTGCTCTGGACTCGGAGGAGTCGCGCATGCGTGTGGCAGCTCATCATATGATGCGCAACCTGACTGCCGGCATGGCCATGATCACCTGCCGGGAGCCCCTGCTCATGAGCATCGCCACCAACCTGAAGAACAGCTTTGCCGCTGCCCTCAGG GCCCCCACCCCCCAGCAGAGAGAGATGATGGAGGAGGCTGCTGCCAGGGTCGCCCAGGACAACTGTGAGCTGGCCTGCTGCTTCATCCAGaagactgcagtggagaaggctGGCCCAGAGATGGACAAGAGGCTGGCGACG GAGTTTGAGCTGAGGAAGCATGCCCGTCAGGAGGGCCGTCGCTACTGTGACCCCGTTGTGCTGACCTACCAGGCCGAGCGCATGCCAGAGCAGATCAGACTCAAG GTTGGAGGCGTAGACCCCAAACAGCTGGCAGTGTATGAGGAGTTTGCCCGGAACGTTCCAGGCTTCCTACCCAGCAACGACCTGTCTCAGCCCACAGGATTCCTTGCCCAACCCATGAAG caacaggcaTGGGCCACGGATGACGTGGCTCAGATCTATGACAAGTGCATGGCAGACCTGGAGCAGCACCTCCACGCCATCCCTCCCGCGCTGGCCATGAACCCTCAGACCCAGGCTTTGCGCAGCCTGCTGGAGGCCGTGGCCCTAGCCAGGAACTCCCGGGACGGCATCGCCGCTCTGGGCCTGCTGCAGAAG GCTGTGGAGGGTCTGCTGGATGCTACCAGTGGTGCCGATGCTGACTTGCTTCTGCGGTATAGAGAGTGCCACCTGCTGGTGCTCAAAGCCCTCCAGGACGGCCGGGCATACGGGCCACTGTGGTGCAACAAGCAGATTACCAG GTGCCTGATTGAGTGCCGTGATGAGTACAAGTACAACGTGGAGGCTGTGGAGCTGCTGATCAGAAACCACCTGGTCAACATGCAGCAGTATGACCTGCACCTGGCACAG TCTATGGAGAATGGGCTGCACTACATGGCGGTGGCGTTTGCCATGCAGCTGGTGAAGCTGCTGTTGGTGGATGAGCGCAGTGTGAGCCACATTACCGAGGCAGACTTGTTCCACACTATCGAGACTCTGATGCGAACCAGCGCCCACTCCAGGGCCAACGCACCTGAGGG GCTTCCTCAGCTGATGGACGTGGTCCGTTCCAACTACGAGGCCATGATTGACCGGGCCCACGGAGGACCCAACTTTATGATGCACTCTGGCATCTCCCAGGCATCCGAGTACGACGATCCGCCGGGCCTGAGGGAGAAGGCTGAGTACCTGCTGAGGGAATGGGTCAACCTGTACCATTCTGCAGCCGCCGGCCGGGACAGCACCAAGGCCTTCTCTGCCtttgtgggacag ATGCACCAGCAGGGCATTCTGAAGACCGATGACCTGATCACTCGTTTCTTCCGGCTGTGCACGGAGATGTGTGTGGAGATCAGCTACCGTGCGcaggccgagcagcagcacaacccCGCGGCCAGCGCCGCCATCATCAGGGCCAAGTGTTACCACAACCTGGACGCCTTTGTGCGCCTCATTGCCCTGCTGGTCAAGCACTCCGGAGAGGCCACCAACACTGTCACCAAGATCAACCTGCTCAACAAG GTTCTAGGTATTGTGGTTGGAGTGTTGATCCAGGACCATGATGTGAGACAGACTGAGTTCCAGCAGTTGCCTTACCACCGCATCTTCATCATGCTGTTGCTCGAGCTCAATGCCCCCGAGCACGTGCTCGAGACCATCAACTTCCAGACCCTCACCGCCTTCTG CAACACTTTCCACATCCTGAGGCCTACCAAAGCCCCTGGCTTTGTTTACGCTTGGCTGGAGTTGATCTCTCACCGTATCTTCATCGCCAGGATGCTGGCGCACACCCCACAGCAGAAG GGTTGGCCCATGTATGCGCAACTTCTCATTGATCTGTTCAAGTACCTGGCGCCCTTCCTGAGGAATGTTGAGCTTAACAAACCTATGCAAATCCTCTACAAG GGTACCCTGCGCGTCCTTCTGGTCCTACTGCATGACTTCCCAGAGTTCCTGTGCGACTACCACTACGGCTTCTGCGACGTCATCCCGCCCAACTGCATCCAGCTCCGCAACCTGATTCTGAGTGCCTTCCCACGCAACATGAGGCTTCCAGACCCCTTCACTCCCAATCTGAAG GTTGACATGCTCAGCGAGATCAACATCGCTCCGCGCATCCTCACAAACTTCACCGGAGTGATGCCCTCTCAGTTCAAGAAGGATCTGGACTCGTACCTGAAGACACGCTCCCCCGTCACCTTCCTCTCTGAGCTCCGCAGCAATCTGCAGGTAGGGGGCGCCACTCTGGGTCCCTGGAAGTATTTGCAGCACAACGACACATCTTTAGAACAG GTGTCAAATGAGCCAGGCAACCGTTACAACATCCAGCTGATCAACGCTCTGGTGCTGTATGTGGGAACCCAGGCCATTGCACACATCCACAACAAGGGCAGCACCCCCTCCATGAGCACCATCACTCACTCAGCCCACATGGACATCTTCCAGAACCTGGCTGTGGACCTGGACACTGAGG GGCGTTATCTCTTCCTGAATGCCATTGCCAATCAGCTGCGCTACCCAAACAGCCACACCCATTACTTCAGCTGCACCATGCTGTACCTGTTTGCTGAGGCCAACACTGAGGCAATCCAGGAGCAGATTACCAG GGTTCTTCTGGAGAGGCTGATTGTGAACAGGCCTCATCCCTGGGGACTGCTCATCACCTTCATCGAGCTCATCAAGAATCCCGCCTTCAAGTTCTGGAGCCACGACTTTGTACACTGTGCCCCGGAGATCGAGAA gttgTTCCAGTCAGTGGCTCAGTGCTGCATGGGGCAAAAGCAGGCTCAGCAGGTGATGGAGGGCACTGGTGccagttag